The genomic stretch cttcctcgtcgtcctgaGATCTCCTCAAGAATGCTGGCCCGGGGCCGCGATCTGGATCTGGGTTGTACATGATCGCATTACAGAACATGTGTACCAGCTCGCGCTCAAGATGAGCGCTGTTGATAATTCCTCTGGGAGGGACGAGATCATCAGAGATGGGGAGCCAGACACTTGCCGTACCAGGATCACCACCGGGCAGACTAGCTGCTGCTTGCAGTGCTGCCTTGTTACCTGCCTTGATCGCAGAACGAATAGACGTAATGTCTTGCGGTTGCAGTACAATCTGCCTATAATTCGGCGCGTCTTTCTCTCGCAGAGCAGTCGCAAACATGTTTGCGTCGCGGTGACTTGATATCTGATCGAGGGCGGACGAGGAGACCTTTGTGAATCCTCTAGTCCATAGAACGTGCGTTGGAGGGCCTTGAAGGTCAGTAGGGGTATCTTGCCGCTTCCGCTTGGATGCACGGGCCATACTATTTGGTGTGCCTAAGAGGCCACGTCCTGGCATGCTTTCATCGGCAGTGGTATCGCCGGTTTCTTCACGAAGACGCGgcgtggcagcagcttccttcttcactttAGTCACGGAATGATCTAGGGAGAGCTCATCTGTTTGAGACACCACGGACTGGCTTCTCCTCGTGCCCGTAGCAGATGGAGTTGCGCTCGCACCGCGGCCTTTCTGCATCGATCGCGGGGGTCGCCCGCGGGGCGCCTTTGCAGGGGGTGTTGCTTCGACTTTCGGACTCGGTTTCGGTACAGCCAACTTGGGAACTGCCTTGGCCGAGTCCTTTCCGACTGCAGTTCTTGGAATAGGAGGGCTAACAGGCTCATACGCCGGGCTCTCTGGCTCCGATGTTATAGGACCGGGTGTAGACGGCGTCGACTGAGAGGCCCATTTCGTTCCGAAACCTCGTTTAAGGGACACGGGACTGGACGGTGCTGGAGTCCGTGGCACGGAGGACGCCGGACTAGGACGCCTCACAGGCGGCGTAGCAGCAACCTGCCGAATCACATGCTCTGGGATAGGGCGCGGCGCTTGGGCAGCATTCGTCGAGTTGAACGTCTTATCTTTAGgcgcaggagaagcaggaggcgCGACTCGGGCCCCGTGCTGTGCTGCAGAAGCGCCCGGCTGCCATCGCGGCGTCGTAATTGCTCCAGGAGCTGCCTTGTTGGGGATGGGAGATCCACCGGCAGAAACCGAAGGTGTTCCTTTGGGAGTAGTTGCGGAAGCAAGTGGCCGCTGATTCTGGCCCCTAGCCTGGAATTTCTGGGCGAGTAAAGACGTTTGGGCTGGCAGTGCTCTCTGGATATGTTGAGTTTGAGGGGTTGGCTGTTgaccctgctgctgcagatgagCTTGGGGCTGTTGCTGAGGTTGGATAGGGCGCCCTGGGGTAGCTGAGggcgttgttgatggtggGCGAACTTGCGGCACCGCGCCTGGCCCAACTGGACGAGGAGGTCCAGGGTGTAGAGGAGCGACCAGCTGTCCTACAGACTGAGGGTGGACGAGAACAGGCTTTGCTGGGCTTGGACGAGCctgctgttgttgtggtGTGGGTGCAGCTTGTCCGTGCGGAGGTAGTGGAGGATACTGAGCATGTGGCTGTTGTGTTTGCTGAGGAGTTGGATGTTGTGGATGTGGTACTGGCTGTCGttgccactgctgctgagaCGGTGGTGGCGGTGTCGGCGATatttgttgctgctgtggttGTTGTGTCTGAGGAGGCTTTTGAAGAGCAACATTGTTTGTGGAAGGGGGTATTGGTGGTGAGAATTGCTCAGCTGATGGAGCCTGTGCCGTCTGCGGAGGTTGATAAGGCTTCTCCCACTTGAGAGAACCAGGGGCCGCTGTTCCTGGAGCGGTCTGTGGttgcggcggctgcggctgcggaaCAGCAGTCTCTGGACGAGGAGAAATGATTTgctttggcggctgctgTGTAGGTGGCTGGAGTACCTGCGCGGTTGACTGCGTCGGAGCCCCAGGAGGCGCTTGGAGTACAGAAGAAGCTCCATTTGGCGGTTTCGGCAAGGCAGACGATCGAGGGGGCGGCGTTCCAGGCACCAACTGACTGGGTGGCGCGACCTTTGGTGCTGCAATACCGGACATGGGAGGCTTCGGCGGCGGGACATGTGTGTTCGGGGTTGGCCCCTTTCTGACGCCCgctggggctgctggtgcttgTCCTGGAGAAGGAGCCACTCCATTTGAAGGCGGCACTGGTGGTTGCGCTCCCGCTGCCAcaggcgtcgtcgtcgtcgatgcTGTCCCTGCTGCCGTCCTTGGATCTCGCGGAGCCAGTGTCGGCGTCACATTCTGGCTGGCCGCCACTTTAGCAAGCCGCTCCTTTTCGCTTCGTTCCAGCAGCTGAATCTCCCTCTGTAGCATCGCAAACCGGCGTTCATCCTCGCGAATCAGCCCCACCGTATGATCTCGATATCGTGCGTATAATCGATCGACCAGAATCGGAATCTTGTCGACGTTTTCGTACACCTCTTTGAGTGTCGGTAACGGCGGGCTCGACAGTTTCCTCTTGCGCGAACCATCGCTACCACCAactcctcctccacctcccgctgctgctccatccCCGTCGGCACGCTCCGCCTCGCTGTTGATCTCATCTCGCAACAGCTGCaggaacagctgctgcagagcctccGGGCTCAGACGCGCAGCATCGTACGTGCTGCCGCTCTTGATGAGGGCATTCCCCTTGAGAAGCTCAGAGATGCGCGCAAACGCCCCGCCGTCGACCCCGTGGGATAGCAGCGACTGGAACAGGAACAGCGACTCGAGAGGCGTGTAGGCGGCCGGTTGATTCATGCCCCAAGGTCCGCCTCGCCTGCCCTCACGCTCCTTCGCAACAGGATAAATGGGCGCCACGATCTGTAATCACCGATAAAGATGGAAAACAAGTTAGGACACATGTTCATCTACGTCATTACGAGGGAATGATAAATGATCCGAAGACCCAAAACGTACAGGCAGCCTTGGATCCAGATACCGGTCCTTTCAGACAATGGCTTCAGCGTCTTTTCTCATCTGATCAGAGGTAGCTTCTCGACACGgctcgcttctttttttgatttcCCAACTGCGCTACGatccgcttcttctcacACGACCGcgatttgtttttttttccctgtTCGCGACCGAGTTTGTTCCGATATCACGTGACGGGTAGCGATTCTTCGACGAGGCTGCGGGCGGAAGGTTGTGTTTGAGAATttttggagatggaaaggaaGCAAGATTCGATAGGCGGAGAAGCACTGGGGACGGAATTTCGATTTCAGCCACATCACGTGATCATTGACGGGCATGTCACGATGGCATCAGCCGCTTATAGCCACATGAATACCTAGCATCACAAGCTACGACAacattgttttctttctttacGAAGTTTACTTCTTTATTCCAGGAATAATCGTGCTAAAAAAAACACGCGCATGCTGAACTACTTCGATTAATTCCTCTGTTACACACGCATCTCTCTGAAAgtttaaaacaaaaaaaaaaagcaatttcATGCCACCACCGGCATGGCGAACCAGCCCGTATAAGACACTAAAATGCATCTGATTTACCAACCAATAAACTCCAATTGCCTCTCCCCATGGTATCATATCAGCGCTATAAAAGCAGAGCCCCATATCTGAAGCACAGTCCACCTCTTCCCTCCAGCTCTTTATCTCGAGCTTCCCGCGATAATAAATGAAAAATCCTAAACGCCGTTTGTGGACTTGTTCCGTCCATGTAGTGATTGGCCCATCTCCCCGAAAACAATTGGTATGACGGTGTTTTTTTAATACAAATGAAAACAAATATAAAGTATAGTATCATCATGACGATGTAGTGCTTGATGTTTCGTCTGTGCTGCCGCGACGGTCTTCGCTCGACACCTCTGCGTCCCGTTCAATCGGCTGACTAGAGAGGCGTAGCTTTTCGTCTAACAGGGTGACAAGTCTTTCGGAATATTGGTCCAGGAGCCCACTTAAAACAGTCTCGTTCATCGCTCTGCTTCTGATTGCACGATCGCCGAGTGCGGCTGCAGTGAACCGCAGCTCTTGATCTAGTTCTGTCAGGGCTTCTGGGTTAATAGGCTCTGCAGACGATAGCTTCTTCCTGTATGCCCTGAGAGTGCGGCAAGTCTGTTCTGTCGCCGCGTTCAATGAGCTGCTCCCACGTAGGTTGGGTGTCGAATTCTTCTTGCGTGCCATGCGGTCATTCAGGACTGGTAGCGAAGGTCTGCGAGACAGTCGAGACCTTGGGCTGAGCGGGGGGCTGCTAGCATTAGCTCCCATGCCTTTTCGACGCGACGGAGTGTCGTCCATGACCCTAGTACTCCTGGGGCTGGTGGGCTGCGTCTCAGAAGGCGTCTTGGCACTGGCAGTAGTAGAAAGATTGAGTCGAGAAGTGCGCTTACGCAACGTCCGAGGCtgtgatggcggcggtggtgtaCTTGAACGTCGTCCTCCTGAGACTTCGCGCGGACGTTGGAATTCTGCTAGTTCAGCTTTTGATAGGACTTTTCGCAGAGTTGGTCTGTTAGAAGTGGCATCTCTTGCAGGTGACGGGTCTCTACTCAGTCGCTCGTGCACATCCAGAGACCAAATCATGATTGTTCCATCAGCCGCGACGCTCACAACCTTTCTGCCCTCATCATTGTCTTCAACCAAGGAGACTCCGTTGATGGCCTCTGTATGACCCCATTCTCGATCCAAAAACGTACCAGAAATCGAGTCATAAAGACGTATGGATTTATCAGTGTTGGA from Trichoderma atroviride chromosome 3, complete sequence encodes the following:
- a CDS encoding uncharacterized protein (EggNog:ENOG41), which encodes MNQPAAYTPLESLFLFQSLLSHGVDGGAFARISELLKGNALIKSGSTYDAARLSPEALQQLFLQLLRDEINSEAERADGDGAAAGGGGGVGGSDGSRKRKLSSPPLPTLKEVYENVDKIPILVDRLYARYRDHTVGLIREDERRFAMLQREIQLLERSEKERLAKVAASQNVTPTLAPRDPRTAAGTASTTTTPVAAGAQPPVPPSNGVAPSPGQAPAAPAGVRKGPTPNTHVPPPKPPMSGIAAPKVAPPSQLVPGTPPPRSSALPKPPNGASSVLQAPPGAPTQSTAQVLQPPTQQPPKQIISPRPETAVPQPQPPQPQTAPGTAAPGSLKWEKPYQPPQTAQAPSAEQFSPPIPPSTNNVALQKPPQTQQPQQQQISPTPPPPSQQQWQRQPVPHPQHPTPQQTQQPHAQYPPLPPHGQAAPTPQQQQARPSPAKPVLVHPQSVGQLVAPLHPGPPRPVGPGAVPQVRPPSTTPSATPGRPIQPQQQPQAHLQQQGQQPTPQTQHIQRALPAQTSLLAQKFQARGQNQRPLASATTPKGTPSVSAGGSPIPNKAAPGAITTPRWQPGASAAQHGARVAPPASPAPKDKTFNSTNAAQAPRPIPEHVIRQVAATPPVRRPSPASSVPRTPAPSSPVSLKRGFGTKWASQSTPSTPGPITSEPESPAYEPVSPPIPRTAVGKDSAKAVPKLAVPKPSPKVEATPPAKAPRGRPPRSMQKGRGASATPSATGTRRSQSVVSQTDELSLDHSVTKVKKEAAATPRLREETGDTTADESMPGRGLLGTPNSMARASKRKRQDTPTDLQGPPTHVLWTRGFTKVSSSALDQISSHRDANMFATALREKDAPNYRQIVLQPQDITSIRSAIKAGNKAALQAAASLPGGDPGTASVWLPISDDLVPPRGIINSAHLERELVHMFCNAIMYNPDPDRGPGPAFLRRSQDDEEEVVGYRLDENGVVKNTQSMFLEVEKLLGDLRAAEKDRGIPPISTTRQGSVATPAEDTAEEEDELAGDGDSASASGTAKRRRISTRS